One window from the genome of bacterium encodes:
- a CDS encoding N-acetylmuramoyl-L-alanine amidase, whose translation MPPPRRHVLILLLPFLLPFLLAAASITPPPHTAHPTGANLDAHEPPVAPPPVRSFPIFGSAYADVEVRDHRLRGAVYYIVSGHGGPDSGARGKRNGKTLCEDEYAYDVALRLARNLLSHDAKVYIITRDENDGIRDEKYLACDSDETIWRGKAIPRGQLARLRQRTDVVNALHRRNRHAAYQRQIVLHVDSRQKGSRVDIFFYHHSESTAGRRTASQLQRTIEEKYRRHQPSRGYHGTVDARDRLYMLRKTLPRTVYIELGNIRNSQDQRRFVSVDNRQALANWLSEGLLKDRQNSRN comes from the coding sequence ATGCCGCCACCAAGACGACATGTCCTCATACTCCTTCTGCCCTTCCTCCTGCCTTTTCTCCTAGCCGCGGCGTCCATTACGCCACCTCCTCACACGGCACATCCCACAGGCGCGAATCTGGATGCACATGAGCCGCCCGTCGCTCCTCCCCCGGTCCGCAGCTTCCCGATCTTCGGCAGCGCGTACGCCGATGTGGAAGTGCGTGACCACAGGCTGCGGGGTGCGGTGTACTACATCGTCAGCGGACATGGGGGACCGGACAGCGGTGCCCGGGGCAAGCGCAACGGTAAAACGCTGTGCGAGGACGAATACGCCTACGATGTCGCCCTGCGCCTGGCACGCAATCTCCTCAGTCACGATGCGAAGGTGTATATCATAACGCGCGATGAGAATGACGGGATCCGGGATGAAAAGTATCTCGCCTGCGACAGTGATGAGACGATCTGGCGTGGGAAAGCCATTCCCAGGGGACAGCTGGCGCGACTCAGGCAGCGCACGGATGTGGTCAACGCCCTGCACCGTCGCAACAGACATGCGGCATATCAGCGGCAGATCGTTCTGCATGTCGACAGCAGACAGAAAGGCAGCCGCGTCGATATTTTCTTCTACCACCATTCAGAAAGTACGGCCGGACGTCGCACCGCGTCGCAGCTTCAGCGCACTATTGAGGAAAAATACCGCAGACATCAGCCTTCGCGCGGGTACCATGGAACCGTGGACGCACGCGACAGGCTCTATATGCTGCGGAAAACCCTGCCCCGCACTGTCTACATCGAACTCGGCAACATCCGGAATTCCCAGGATCAGCGGCGCTTCGTTTCTGTCGACAACCGGCAGGCGCTGGCCAACTGGTTGAGTGAAGGACTGCTCAAAGACCGCCAGAACAGCCGAAATTAG
- a CDS encoding RNA polymerase sigma factor — translation MQEENRHTSPARFEERSDVELFRMIREDNRSREAAFRELYSRLSGNVYAYCRCLAWRRDESDDLFQEAFTRLYESALAGRDITNVAGYVIKIARNLFLNMQRDRKPTVTIEHDTLSMSDVPHERTEMLELIHMAMELLTDDYREAFFLREFADLPYEDIASIMNLTNVNVRIRVTRAREKIRTILQPYIAEYEEHK, via the coding sequence TTGCAGGAAGAGAACCGGCATACATCCCCGGCACGCTTCGAGGAACGCAGTGACGTCGAACTGTTCCGGATGATTCGTGAGGACAATCGCAGCCGCGAGGCCGCATTCAGAGAATTGTACTCTCGTCTCTCAGGCAACGTGTATGCGTACTGCCGCTGCCTCGCCTGGCGCAGGGATGAAAGTGACGACCTCTTCCAGGAAGCGTTCACGCGTCTGTACGAGAGCGCGCTCGCGGGACGCGACATCACCAATGTCGCGGGCTATGTCATCAAGATCGCGCGTAATCTCTTCCTCAACATGCAGCGTGACCGCAAACCGACAGTCACCATCGAACACGACACGCTGAGTATGAGCGACGTGCCTCACGAGCGCACGGAAATGCTCGAACTGATACACATGGCCATGGAACTGCTGACCGACGATTATCGCGAGGCGTTTTTCCTCCGTGAATTCGCGGACCTGCCCTACGAGGATATCGCCTCGATCATGAACCTGACGAATGTGAACGTGCGCATTCGCGTGACACGCGCGCGCGAGAAAATACGCACCATCCTTCAACCCTACATCGCTGAATACGAAGAACACAAATAA
- a CDS encoding glycosyltransferase family 2 protein encodes MNASIETIAQLSVIVIAGREEDNIADCLASVRFADEIIVVCSSREDATMDIASRYTKHVHFRDFDGYATQKQFALDQATRDWVLSLDADERVTPELHREITAIVRNDGPMDGYTVPRKNHFRDKWLRHGGWYPDRQLRLFRRTHSRLTDRLVHEGFEVRGSRGELEGPLLHYTLPHVRHMLQKNLAYSLYEAREKRNRRRVGALDFLLRPPLEFAKKYILQRGFLDGWEGFVVAAIHAQNKMQVLLQLWEMQYRDSEAKR; translated from the coding sequence ATGAATGCGTCAATCGAGACCATAGCGCAGCTCTCCGTCATCGTCATCGCGGGACGGGAAGAAGATAACATCGCAGATTGCCTGGCATCAGTGCGTTTCGCGGATGAAATCATTGTGGTTTGCTCTTCACGGGAAGACGCCACCATGGATATCGCATCCCGTTATACGAAACACGTGCATTTCAGGGACTTTGATGGCTACGCCACACAGAAACAATTCGCGCTCGATCAGGCAACACGCGACTGGGTGCTGAGCCTGGATGCAGACGAACGTGTGACGCCGGAGTTGCACAGGGAAATCACTGCTATCGTCAGGAACGATGGTCCGATGGACGGCTACACCGTGCCCAGGAAAAATCACTTCCGCGATAAGTGGCTGCGGCATGGCGGATGGTATCCCGACCGCCAGCTCCGCCTGTTCCGCCGCACGCATAGCAGACTCACCGACCGTCTCGTGCATGAGGGATTTGAAGTTCGCGGCAGCCGCGGTGAACTCGAAGGACCCCTTCTCCACTACACACTTCCTCACGTGCGTCACATGCTGCAGAAAAATCTTGCGTATTCGCTGTACGAAGCGCGCGAGAAAAGGAACAGACGGCGTGTGGGAGCACTGGATTTCCTGCTGCGTCCCCCACTTGAATTCGCCAAGAAATACATCCTGCAGCGCGGCTTCCTCGATGGCTGGGAGGGATTCGTGGTAGCGGCCATTCATGCACAGAACAAGATGCAGGTGTTGCTGCAGCTCTGGGAGATGCAGTATCGTGACAGCGAGGCGAAGCGTTGA
- a CDS encoding glycosyltransferase family 9 protein — protein sequence MRTPRSILVIRPDRIGDVVLSTPTIRALRRSFPDARISALVRPATEPVLRNNPHLNDILIDDWEGRHAGRSGFFDRLRMLRRHRFDTALMLLPTERHAWMTFLAGIPRRVGVGTKLYQVLTFARSVSRRKYTPLRHEADYCLDLARSIGAEDDGLATEVFLEDQERDAAAARLRSLGWTPDRRTISLHPESGRSAPNWEAEKYRDFVQETRTRFPDAQVVVNITPANTAVRDLFAPFASDRVFLPDNGGDLRMVMGFIAHASVAVSASTGPMHLAAALRIPTVSLFCPLTACHPKLWGPQGNQAVTLLPPEDYCQQRCPGDPHICTLKGGLEIVDVLDALPPFLTA from the coding sequence TTGAGAACACCGCGCAGTATTCTCGTCATCCGGCCCGATCGCATCGGGGATGTCGTCCTTTCCACGCCAACCATTCGCGCGTTGCGACGCAGTTTTCCGGATGCACGCATAAGCGCGCTTGTGCGTCCCGCGACCGAACCGGTGCTGCGAAACAATCCGCATCTCAATGACATTCTCATCGACGACTGGGAAGGACGGCATGCGGGACGCAGCGGTTTTTTCGATCGGCTGCGCATGCTGCGGCGGCACCGCTTCGATACGGCATTGATGCTGCTGCCCACGGAACGTCATGCATGGATGACCTTCCTCGCCGGTATTCCACGGCGTGTCGGTGTCGGGACAAAACTGTACCAGGTCCTGACGTTCGCGCGTTCTGTCAGCCGCAGAAAGTACACTCCCCTGCGGCATGAGGCGGATTACTGCCTCGATCTTGCACGTTCGATCGGGGCCGAAGATGACGGACTCGCAACTGAAGTATTTCTCGAGGACCAGGAACGCGACGCCGCAGCCGCGCGGCTCCGGTCGCTTGGCTGGACGCCCGACCGGCGCACGATTTCACTGCATCCCGAGAGCGGTCGATCGGCACCGAACTGGGAAGCGGAGAAGTATCGTGATTTCGTGCAGGAAACACGCACACGTTTCCCCGACGCGCAGGTGGTTGTCAATATCACACCCGCCAATACCGCTGTGCGCGATCTGTTCGCACCGTTCGCATCCGACCGCGTCTTTCTGCCCGACAATGGTGGAGACCTGCGCATGGTGATGGGATTTATCGCCCACGCATCCGTCGCCGTGTCAGCCAGCACTGGTCCCATGCATCTCGCGGCAGCGCTTCGCATCCCGACAGTCAGCCTCTTCTGTCCCCTCACTGCCTGCCACCCGAAGCTCTGGGGTCCCCAGGGCAACCAGGCCGTGACGCTGCTGCCTCCCGAAGATTACTGCCAGCAGCGCTGTCCCGGGGATCCGCATATCTGCACGCTCAAAGGCGGACTCGAGATTGTCGATGTTCTCGACGCGCTCCCACCTTTCCTCACAGCCTGA
- a CDS encoding AAA family ATPase — MSDTTVRTAPEHASLPIADLRWYCPPDLIPAETTESVEPIEGIIGQDRALKALKLGVELHSPGYNVFVCGLSGTGKATTIKTILEKIQPSSAMTKDYCYVHNFENEDHPVLLTFDRGLGCRFKKEVSETMDMIRARIPGVFEEEEYLKKRQSYIDEYNAKEAELFSAFEKQIAPDGFVLGRVQEGQSMHPEILVKLEDKAVMVSELPSAVTQELISKEDAERLAEKYREHKSELQDVFRRGMRLSREYQKRIADHEREVGEFFVNAIIAEIMSDYGDEKVQRYLSQLVDSVLDNIEQFKAHAEDEAELPSEYTVNLLLDNSATTNTPVIIETSPNFRNIFGTIGRRQDSNGFWYTDFTMVKSGSLLRADGGFLVLNAADALTEPGVWKNLQRVLLYRKLEIQSIEMLSQQSSIALKPEAIDVNVKVILIGNNEIYGMLSAYERDFKKIFKVKVDFDHEMPNTQLAVQQYTSLIRKLISDEGLKHFDKRAIAGIVEYGARLVDSKRKLTTQFSEIADIVREANYWCQQNSNKYVTASHVDKAIAETYNRHSLYEEKLQELIEEEVILIDVEGERVGQINGLAVYGGDRFSFGKPTRITAAVSAGKAGIVNIEREAKMSGKTHDKGMLILTGYFREQFAQNQPLSFTASVSFEQSYSGIDGDSASSTEVYALLSSLTELPIKQGIAVTGSVNQKGDIQPIGGVNEKVEGFFDVCLTRELTGKQGVIIPIQNVNDLMLRTEVVAAVKDGRFHIWAISSIREGIEILTGVEAGERGANGAFPPGTVFGMVERRLDALYKSSKKLQSAEEAD, encoded by the coding sequence ATGTCAGACACAACAGTACGCACCGCCCCCGAACACGCATCCCTTCCCATTGCAGATTTACGCTGGTACTGTCCACCCGACCTCATCCCCGCGGAAACGACCGAAAGCGTCGAACCGATCGAGGGAATCATCGGGCAGGACAGGGCGCTGAAAGCACTCAAGCTCGGTGTTGAGCTGCACAGTCCCGGCTACAATGTCTTCGTATGCGGACTCTCCGGTACGGGAAAGGCGACCACGATCAAGACCATTCTCGAAAAAATTCAGCCAAGCAGTGCCATGACCAAGGACTACTGCTATGTGCACAACTTCGAGAATGAGGACCATCCGGTTCTTCTGACCTTTGACCGTGGCCTCGGCTGCCGCTTCAAAAAGGAAGTCTCCGAAACCATGGACATGATCCGGGCACGTATCCCCGGCGTGTTTGAAGAAGAGGAATACCTCAAGAAACGTCAATCCTACATCGACGAGTATAACGCGAAGGAAGCGGAGCTGTTCTCGGCGTTCGAAAAGCAGATCGCTCCTGATGGATTCGTGCTTGGCCGTGTGCAGGAGGGACAGTCCATGCACCCGGAAATCCTTGTCAAACTCGAGGACAAGGCCGTCATGGTTTCTGAACTTCCTTCGGCTGTCACGCAGGAGCTCATCAGCAAGGAAGATGCGGAACGGCTTGCAGAAAAATACCGCGAGCACAAGTCCGAACTGCAGGATGTCTTCCGCCGTGGCATGCGGCTTTCCCGCGAGTATCAAAAGCGCATCGCCGATCATGAGAGGGAAGTCGGTGAATTTTTCGTCAACGCCATCATCGCCGAAATCATGTCGGACTACGGTGACGAAAAAGTGCAGCGCTATCTCTCGCAGCTCGTCGACAGCGTACTCGATAATATCGAACAGTTCAAGGCGCATGCGGAAGACGAAGCCGAGTTGCCTTCCGAGTACACGGTGAACCTGCTTCTCGACAACAGTGCGACCACGAATACGCCGGTGATCATCGAGACCTCTCCGAACTTCCGCAATATATTCGGAACTATCGGGAGACGACAGGACTCGAACGGATTCTGGTATACGGATTTCACCATGGTGAAGTCGGGATCCCTGCTTCGCGCGGACGGTGGTTTCCTCGTGCTCAATGCGGCTGACGCTCTGACCGAGCCGGGCGTGTGGAAAAACCTGCAGCGCGTCCTGCTCTATCGCAAGCTGGAGATTCAGAGTATCGAGATGCTGAGTCAGCAATCCAGCATCGCTCTCAAGCCGGAAGCCATCGATGTGAATGTGAAAGTCATACTGATAGGGAATAATGAAATCTATGGTATGCTAAGCGCATACGAGCGTGACTTCAAGAAAATATTCAAGGTAAAAGTCGATTTCGACCATGAGATGCCCAATACGCAACTGGCCGTGCAGCAATACACCTCACTTATCCGGAAGCTGATTTCAGACGAAGGACTGAAGCATTTCGACAAGCGGGCCATCGCGGGCATCGTTGAATACGGAGCACGCCTGGTTGACAGCAAGCGCAAACTTACCACACAGTTCAGTGAGATTGCGGATATCGTTCGCGAAGCCAATTACTGGTGCCAGCAGAACAGCAACAAGTATGTTACCGCGAGTCATGTCGACAAGGCGATCGCGGAAACGTACAACAGGCATTCGCTCTACGAGGAAAAACTGCAGGAGCTGATCGAAGAAGAAGTCATTCTCATCGATGTGGAAGGTGAGCGGGTCGGCCAGATTAACGGACTCGCAGTGTACGGAGGTGACAGGTTCTCTTTCGGCAAACCCACGCGCATAACTGCTGCGGTGAGCGCCGGGAAGGCGGGGATTGTCAATATTGAACGTGAAGCCAAGATGAGCGGGAAGACGCACGACAAGGGGATGCTCATTCTCACGGGATATTTCCGCGAGCAGTTTGCGCAGAACCAGCCGCTTTCATTCACGGCCTCGGTCTCATTCGAGCAGTCGTACTCCGGCATCGATGGCGACAGTGCGTCATCCACTGAAGTCTATGCTCTGCTGTCCTCCTTGACAGAGCTCCCCATCAAGCAAGGTATCGCCGTCACGGGATCGGTAAATCAGAAAGGTGACATCCAGCCCATCGGCGGAGTGAATGAGAAAGTCGAAGGGTTCTTCGATGTGTGCTTGACGCGAGAATTGACCGGGAAGCAGGGCGTGATCATCCCGATCCAGAATGTCAACGATCTCATGCTTCGCACTGAGGTTGTCGCGGCGGTGAAGGACGGACGCTTCCATATCTGGGCCATTTCCTCGATTCGGGAAGGTATTGAAATACTGACCGGAGTGGAGGCCGGCGAACGTGGCGCGAATGGTGCATTTCCACCGGGCACGGTATTCGGAATGGTCGAACGCCGACTCGACGCATTGTACAAGTCATCGAAGAAACTGCAGTCCGCGGAAGAAGCAGACTGA